The proteins below come from a single Danio aesculapii chromosome 25, fDanAes4.1, whole genome shotgun sequence genomic window:
- the LOC130219167 gene encoding cytochrome P450 2F2-like, whose protein sequence is MFEFSVLVLICIFLVLFLIRIQRPKNFPPGPPPVPIFGNLLQINLADPLKEFERLAEKYGNIFSLYTGSRPAVFLNNFEVIKEALVTKAQDFSGRPQELMISHLTGNKGVVLADYGPLWKDHRRFALMTLRNFGLGKQSMEERIMGEISHIVDFLDKNTGKTVDPQIMFHNIASNVINLVLFGSRFDHNNEFLRGYIQRIAENLRILIGPWNMIYDTFPVLRILPLPFKKAFDNVKIIKSMNRKLIDEHKSTRVPGEPRDFIDCYLDELDKVKNDVSTFSEDQLIMNIMDMSFAGTDTTSNTLLAAFLYLMNHPEVQVKCQQEIDDVLEGKDLASYEDRHNMPYTLAVIHEVQRVANIVPLSVLHCTTRDTELMGYNIPKGTVIIPNLTIVLKEEGQWKFPHEFNPANFLNEQGQFEKPEAFIPFSAGPRVCLGEGLARMELFLVFVALLRRFQFVWPEDAGKPDYTPVFGLTMTSKPYRMHIRQRDTVKQ, encoded by the exons ATGTTCGAGTTTTCGGTTCTTGTTTTAATATGCATCTTTCTCGTCCTTTTCCTCATTCGTATCCAGAGGCCGAAGAATTTTCCTCCTGGACCTCCTCCTGTTCCTATATTTGGAAATCTGCTTCAGATCAACCTGGCTGATCCTTTAAAGGAATTTGAAAGG CTTGCAGAAAAATATGGAAACATTTTCAGCCTGTACACTGGATCGAGGCCAGCAgtttttttgaataattttgaaGTTATCAAGGAAGCTCTGGTTACCAAAGCTCAAGACTTCTCAGGACGACCTCAAGAATTAATGATCAGTCATCTCACGGGGAATAAAG GTGTTGTGTTGGCTGACTATGGACCTCTTTGGAAGGACCATCGACGCTTTGCTCTCATGACCCTGAGGAATTTTGGTCTGGGGAAGCAGTCCATGGAGGAGAGAATTATGGGGGAAATTTCACACATTGTTGATTTCCTTGACAAGAACACAG GGAAAACGGTGGATCCTCAGATTATGTTCCACAATATTGCATCAAATGTTATAAACCTGGTTCTGTTCGGAAGCCGTTTTGATCACAACAATGAATTTCTTCGGGGCTACATTCAGCGCATTGCTGAGAATTTAAGGATCCTCATTGGACCCTGGAACATG ATATACGACACATTTCCTGTATTGAGAATCCTGCCCCTgccttttaaaaaagcatttgataatgtaaaaataataaaaagtatgaaTCGAAAGCTGATTGACGAACACAAGAGCACAAGAGTCCCAGGAGAGCCGAGAGACTTCATCGACTGCTATCTGGATGAGCTTGATAAG GTAAAAAATGATGTTTCCACTTTTTCTGAAGACCAGCTGATCATGAACATTATGGATATGAGCTTTGCAGGGACCGACACCACTTCTAACACCCTCCTCGCTGCTTTCCTCTACCTCATGAACCACCCAGAGGTGCAAG TAAAATGCCAGCAAGAGATTGATGATGTTCTGGAGGGTAAAGATCTGGCGTCGTATGAAGACAGACACAATATGCCGTACACACTGGCTGTGATTCATGAGGTTCAGCGCGTCGCTAACATTGTACCACTAAGTGTCTTGCACTGCACCACAAGAGACACCGAGCTAATGGGATACAACATCCCAAAG ggaacTGTAATCATTCCCAACCTCACTATCGTCCTAAAAGAAGAAGGTCAGTGGAAGTTTCCTCATGAGTTCAACCCAGCAAACTTCCTGAATGAGCAGGGCCAGTTTGAGAAGCCTGAAGCCTTCATACCCTTCTCCGCAG GTCCTCGTGTGTGTCTTGGTGAAGGACTGGCCCGTATGGAGCTTTTCTTGGTTTTTGTTGCTCTACTGCGGCGTTTTCAGTTTGTTTGGCCTGAAGATGCTGGGAAACCAGATTACACCCCTGTATTCGGGCTCACCATGACATCCAAACCCTACAGAATGCACATCAGGCAGAGAGACACAGTTAAACAGTGA
- the LOC130219247 gene encoding uncharacterized protein LOC130219247 — MSLACLSLSAGEASMEALELELEAVESQIRSLETKREGIRALLLTRTRSSEVSVRYNDNLPVSSTPRVSLSRPSAPRTRCTQASFTPTPGYHGPWVQPRKVLARSRGRTSPPPVFEIPTENRFAPLRETGRDVAIIGDSIVRHVRSTSSKGNKVRTFCFPGARVKNISAQIPTILSAAESLGAAVLHVGTNDTGLRQTEILKKDFRSLIETVRRTSPATQIIVSGPLPTYRRGNERFSRLFALNEWLLTWCEEQKLLFANNWNLFWERPRLFRADGLHPSRAGAELLSDNITRILRSI; from the coding sequence atgtcgcttgcgtgtctgtccttgagtgcaggagaggcatcgatggaggcgctggagctggagctggaagcggtggagtcccagattcgctcgctggagacgaagcgagagggcatcagggctctgctcttaacccgtactcgctcgtctgaggtaagtgtccgatacaacgacaatctcccagtttcttcaaccccgcgtgtttctctgtccaggcccagcgcaccgaggacgcggtgcacccaggcgtcgttcacgccgactcccggctaccacggcccctgggtgcaaccgcgtaaggtgcttgccaggtcccggggcagaacgtctcctcctccggtgttcgagatccccacggagaaccgcttcgcccctctccgcgagacgggtcgcgatgttgccatcattggcgactcaatcgtccgccacgtccgctccacttcctccaaaggtaacaaagtacgcactttctgcttccctggtgcccgagttaagaatatttctgcacagatacctactatcctgagcgctgccgagagcctcggtgccgccgtcctccacgtggggacgaacgacaccgggctccggcagacggagatcctgaagaaggacttcaggagcctgatcgagacggttcgacgcacttcgcccgccacgcagatcatcgtttctggaccgcttcctacctaccgccgaggaaatgaaaggttcagtagactttttgctctgaatgaatggctattaacatggtgtgaagaacagaaattgctctttgccaataactggaatcttttctgggagcgtcctaggcttttccgcgctgatgggctgcaccccagtcgagctggagctgaactcctgtcggacaacatcaccagaatacttcgctctatctga
- the LOC130219169 gene encoding cytochrome P450 2F2-like — MLGSSVLVLICILLVFFLIRIQRPKNFPPGPPPLPLFGNLLHFNLANPLKEFERFAEKYGNIFSLYTGPRPAVFLNSFEVIKEALVTKAQDFSGRPQDFMISHLTECKGVVLADYGPLWKDHRRFALMTLRNFGLGKQSMEERILKEVSHVVGYLDKNTGKTVDPQVMFHNVASNVISLVLFGRRFDYNSETLQCYIQRITEISKILNGPWNMIYDTFPLLRILPLPFKKAFDHVKVLKGMNLKLIDEHKSTRVPGKPRDFIDCYLDELDKRKNDVSTFSEDQLLMYTLDLYFAGTDTTSNTLLTAFLYLMNHPEVQVKCQQEIDDVLEGKDQASYEDRDNMPYTQAVIHEVQRVANTVPLSVFHCTTKDTELMGYNIPKGTLIIPNLTIVLKEEGQWKFPHEFNPANFLNEQGQFEKPEAFIPFSTGPRVCLGEGLARMELFLVFVTLLRRYQFLWPKDAGKPDYTPVFGLTMTPKPYRMHIRQRDMVKQ, encoded by the exons ATGCTGGGTTCCTCGGTTCTTGTTTTAATATGCATCTTGCTCGTATTCTTCCTTATCCGGATCCAGAGACCAAAAAATTTTCCTCCAGgacctcctcctcttcctttatTTGGAAATCTGCTTCACTTCAACCTTGCAAATCCTTTGAAGGAGTTTGAAAGA TTTGCAGAAAAATATGGGAACATTTTCAGCCTGTACACTGGACCGAGGCCAGCAGTTTTTCTGAACAGTTTTGAGGTTATTAAGGAAGCTCTGGTTACCAAAGCTCAAGACTTCTCAGGTCGACCTCAAGACTTCATGATCAGTCATCTCACGGAGTGTAAAG GTGTTGTGCTGGCTGACTATGGACCCCTTTGGAAGGACCATCGGCGCTTTGCTCTCATGACCCTGAGGAATTTTGGTCTAGGGAAGCAGTCCATGGAGGAGAGAATTCTGAAAGAAGTTTCACACGTTGTTGGTTACCTTGACAAAAACACAG GTAAAACAGTGGATCCTCAAGTTATGTTCCACAATGTTGCTTCAAATGTTATCAGTCTGGTTCTGTTCGGACGCCGTTTTGATTACAACAGTGAAACCCTTCAGTGCTACATTCAGCGAATTACTGAGATTTCAAAGATCCTCAATGGACCCTGGAACATG ATATATGACACATTTCCTTTATTGAGAATCCTGCCCCTgccttttaaaaaagcatttgatCATGTGAAGGTATTAAAAGGTATGAATCTGAAGCTGATTGACGAACACAAGAGCACAAGAGTCCCAGGAAAGCCCAGAGACTTCATTGACTGCTATCTTGATGAGCTTGATAAG AGAAAAAATGATGTTTCCACCTTTTCCGAAGACCAGCTCCTCATGTATACTTTGGATCTGTACTTTGCAGGGACCGACACCACTTCTAACACCCTCCTCACTGCTTTCCTCTACCTCATGAACCACCCAGAGGTGCAAG TAAAATGCCAGCAAGAGATTGATGATGTTCTGGAGGGTAAAGATCAGGCGTCATATGAAGACCGAGACAATATGCCGTACACACAGGCTGTGATTCATGAGGTTCAGCGTGTCGCTAACACTGTACCACTAAGTGTGTTTCACTGCACCACAAAAGACACAGAGCTAATGGGCTACAACATCCCAAAG GGAACCTTAATCATTCCCAACCTCACTATCGTCCTAAAAGAAGAAGGTCAGTGGAAGTTTCCTCACGAGTTCAACCCAGCAAACTTCCTGAATGAGCAGGGCCAGTTTGAGAAGCCTGAGGCCTTCATACCCTTCTCCACAG GTCCTCGTGTGTGTCTGGGTGAGGGTCTGGCCCGTATGGAGCTCTTCTTGGTTTTTGTCACTCTGTTGCGGCGTTATCAGTTTCTGTGGCCCAAAGATGCAGGGAAACCAGATTACACCCCTGTATTCGGGCTCACCATGACACCCAAACCCTACAGAATGCACATCAGGCAGAGAGACATGGTTAAACAGTGA